Sequence from the Ornithodoros turicata isolate Travis unplaced genomic scaffold, ASM3712646v1 Chromosome86, whole genome shotgun sequence genome:
GAGATGTACGAGTAGTAGATGTAGTAGCGGATGCCAGCAAAACACATGAAGTGAGGCACAATTGCGCAAAGTGGAACAAAGACTATGGGGGAAAGAGGTGAATCGACGATAGCTAAGGCTGTGGTTCTTGTGATTCATACAGCGCAGGTGGTTTCTTTCATTTCACAGTGATGCTCCACTTCTTTCCACAGTAATGCCTATGTGTTCGTGTCGTGTCCTGCTCTTTCACTCAGGTGGATGTCAAGTCGAGGAAAAGCatgcactaccaagtgaaagaggacgacccgggtcaTCAAACGAGTGTtcggtcgtatttttcgcgtcatacccaaggctcgttcgccgaacgtctgggaggaggcgcacgggtttatgccgtagcagtgctcaaattcctggtttctgaagtgctccagtaagcgggcaacgcggctgcctgaaatgacaCGAGGATCAtgccccatcaccgcctcgtgctcgccgttctcagctggcagtttgtcgttaacctctccagcgtcaacatatagggtcgtggacaagctggcactacTGGTGCGTATCAGTACTTCTTATTGAGTCTGAAATTTCATAAATGGGACATTCTGAGGGCATACCAGTCCAGGCGCATCTCTGATTCTCGATCTTTGAAAAACTAGATGGCACCACATTAGCAATGCCTTGTCACACTGTTCGCGTTCCAACTCTACAAATAATCCCTATTGTGCACGATGCacaagcacaatgtactgaatgtcgagtgcaatggggtggacggtatgtgtcttatcagtgttctttagttacTTTTCCATTAAAGGTTCCATGCTGGGACCGCAACACCACATCAACAAACTGCAATTCACGGGAgagccatatatgtctgcattaataatcgaactcTCTCGCCagcactactactactactactaaatcCGCCAGCAATTGCCTGCTGCTGTGTGGCAAATGGATTTATGTGGCCAACAACatagggcactgctgagctcgcgtgtgacagagagggatcacttagttgAGGTCATTCCGCGGTCGcgcattgcgggtacacccgcatttttCCCGCAGCGGTCACGAATTCCTACCCGCAATTCGTGACGATATGCGGGTAACTGCGGGTATCCTCGAGTATTCTCGCACCCGTGCCCAGCTCTACATATTGTTTCATGAACATGGTTTACACTGGTGGTGACATTGAAGCAAATTTGAGCCTTGTCCCAAACGATTTGCCGTATGTTTTAAGTACATGTAAGTgcatatttcacacgttgctgCATATTTCCCCCGCTCGTCACATATGACGTATCAATCTGAACCACATTTCGCATTGCAATCCGCCGATTAGACACTTGGCATCGTGACGTCTTCTTGAGATTCCGTCCCTGCTGCGTCCACACCACTCTGATTGCGCTGAATGCAGACTGTGCCCTCTCTGTCTGCAACAGAGAGTATAGCGCGTTCTCTTGGCTCCTATCGTTCGTCCGTCGCTTTTACGTCGTTTCCTTACGATGCCAAGACCTAAGCCTTCAATTTCAGGCCTCTATAAGACATGGACGACAGAGAATCCAGATTTGTTCACCGAGGGAAGGGTATCATTCCGCAGGATTTGCGAGAAGAAGGTAAGAAAGCATGGAACATTCAACTATATAGACGAGCGACACTTAAGTTTCCTCCCTTAACGTGTACAAGGCATGGGCTTTCAGGTATTAGGGAGGATTACGAACGAGATTCTTTCGAGCAAATAAGCGCAAATGTGGCCTGCTTTGCGACACAATGTACGCGCAAAGACGTTTATTAACGACACATCATCAATGCCGTTCTTTAGTTTTTATTTGCTTCACAGAAATTCATTGTCACGGCTGGTTATGTTTCCTGACACGATTTTTCcgttattttcctttttttttctgtctcttaTAGGTCAGTGCAGACAGGAAGTTCCAGGTGGACCAGCATGTGAGGTCTCACATTTCTGAAAAAGCAAAGGGGAGCAGAACTTCCGCAACTTCTACATCCCCACCCTGCGAGCTCTCGCCCTCAGAGCTTGACGAATTTTGTGCGGAAGACCTTTCTGAAGACTTTGTCGCAACTAACATATTCCGTGGTGCAAACTCGAAAATTCGACGTTAAGAAAATGCCTCGAGAAGTACACTCGCACGAAGATACCGGCAGAATCAACTCTCCGAAAGAATTACCTGCCTCGTTTGTACGAGAAAGCCGTGAATGAAACAAGGTCTTCTGTTAGAAACGGCCCAATGTGGCCTGCTGCGGATGAGACGACGGACGCCTGCGGTCGCTATGTAGCGCATCTGGTTGTTGGAAAACTTGACGATAATCAAAGGTCCAGAGGCCTTGTCTGCTTGCGAGTTGAACACTCGAGAAAACAAACCACGGCACCGTAGCCAGATTCGTAAACGATGCTCTCAAGGTACTCTCGCCAGATGGGGGGCGGAGAGAGAACTTTAGGATATTGTATGCAGGTGCAGCTGCGTACATGATAAAGGCTGCTGACACCACGAAAGTTTCCTATGCAAACGTCATGCACGTAACATGTTTGGTGCACGGCCTCAAGCACATGGCAGAAAAAGTTAGGGGGCCAAAGAAGGTGTCACTCGAGAAGAAAGTTTTTGTGAAGGCGACAAGTCAAAGAGTAACATACCGAGCAATGATGCCAGACGTTCCCCTGCTCCCTGAACCTATTGCGTCACAAGAAGGGGAACCTGGCTGGAGGCAGTCGATCTCTACGCCGCTCACTTCGACACCCCGAAGGACGTGGTGAACACGTTTTGTTCCGAGGACAGCGACGCAGTCGGAGAAGCACAAGCGCTCTTTGAAAAGCCAGTGCTAGCTGTGGAGATACAGTTAGTGAGAACGCACTTAGTCTTCTTTGCACGAGCCATCCGGAGGCTTGAAACGGGAGGCCTCCTGCCTGTCGAATCCTTGGATGTGGTGAAAGGTGTACACGAGGGGCTCGCAAAGGTCGGTCGGCGATCTGTTTGCTTCGGTTCCTGACGCCACCCTACCGAGGGTTGTGCAGGCGCACCTTACTTTCAGTCTTCGTGTATGTTCCTCTCACAACGGGCGACGTAGGGAGGTCATTTTTGACAGTACTCAACGGTACCTGGTGGCAAACATTTCCTTCAACAGTTCATATCATCCAAACACCGCctcctattattattattttttttaaatatcccgCTTTAGTGGCCTTTCACTGCAACCCCAACGTATCCAGTTAAAAAGCTTCATATACAGCTCGAGTTTTTACCGCATATATGACACATTTTTACTGCATGTTTTGACCAGGTTAAGTGCACAGATGCGTGCATGTTTCATTACTTTTCACCGCATATGACGGAACGAGGCCATCGTTTTTCTTCTCATGTTATTACTAAGGTTGATGGGAGCTGTACTTCTAGTCGTTGCAGTCTCCGGTCCACCCTTTCGGCACaaaccaacaaaaaaaaatgttctcGAGACTGACGTCACAGCCCTTACTCTCTCATACTATACACAATAATCCCTTGGTGATTTCTCCTGAGATTTCATTCAGAAACTGTTAACAAATTGCAACGCGTTCCACAACAGATGCTCGTAACACATATTCTACACAAAGGAATTCATCTTACAAGTCGTGACGTCTTGTAGAAatattcttttatttctttgggTTGACTTATTCGTTTGTGTCATCAGGTGAGGAGATGCAGGGCGTAAACGAAGCATTCATCATAAACAGAGGAAATGAATAAAGAAAGGAACACAGAGGCAAAACGGAAGCAATGCAATGCATGTTTTTCATGGAAGTAAACACTGGTTAGCAGTTCAGAGCCATTGTATGTCTGTCCCTTcgttggttgtttgtttgtttgtttacgtttcacataTGTCACCACCTCTTTTTACCCTCTGCCTGTTCGTGAGTGAGAGTTTCAAAAATGTGAAACACAAGTAAAATACGGCGGAATACAGATCGCATCGGAATAGCGTTCGCCTATCTGTGCATGAGCATGTGCTTCTTCAGATGTCTGCATCAAGGACATGCGACAGCCCAGGACTGGTGCACTTTAAAGTGTACGCGGCCTCTAAGCACTTGTATGGTCACCATCCCAAGTGTGTCGTGGCTGCATGTTAGGTCACAGGTTCAtgctctggctgaactagcTCTAGCAGCAGCTTCTCTAACTTTGTGCGTTCGTCCTCTGCAGCACAGaggttgcacttgtatggcttcacaCCCATGTAGGTCTTCTTGTTTCACTGCAGGTTTGTGCTGTGCCTCAGCTTTGCAGAACAGAGAACGCTCCTTTGTGGTTTCTCACCCCAAGCTGTCTGCTTTTGATATTCTACACGACAGGGACTGCACATGTTTCACACCGCAAGTTTGGGTTGTGGATGAacactgcaggacagaggttgcaATTTTATGGCTGCTCAGccgtgtgtgttcgcttgtgaCGTGTCAAGGTTCCGCGCTGTCTGAACTCTGCGTGGCATAGatggcacttgtatggcttctcgcccgtgtgtatcCGCATGTGCTGTTGTAGGTTCCCGCCCctgctgaactctgcatggcagacatcgcagttgtatggcttctcgcccgtatgtgtccgcttgtgctgctgtaggtgcccgatcaggctgaactctgcatggcagacttcacacttgtatggcttctcgcccgtgtgtgtccgcttgtgctgctgtagattCCCGTTGTAACTAAACTTTGCGTGGCAAacgtcacacttgtatggcttctcccccgtgtgtgcccgcttgtgctgctgtagggcCCCGCTGCGGCTGAACTCTGCGTGGCAGAGgtggcacttgtatggcttctcgcccgtgtgtgctCTCTTATGCCGCCGTAGGTTTCCGCCCcaactgaactccgcagggcagacatcacacttgtatggcttctcttcaGTGTGTGTTCGCTTCTGCTGCCGTAGGTGCACGccctgactgaactccgcagggcagacatcgcacttgtatggcttatctgccgtgtgtgctcgcttgtgctgccgtaggtgcacgccctgactgaactccgcagggcagacatcgcacttctatggcttctctcccgtgtgtgctcgcttgtgctgccgtacgtgcccgccctgactgaactccgcagggcagacatcgcacttgtatggcttctctcccgtgtgtgctcgcttgtgccGCCGTAGGTGCGCGCCTTGACtaaactccgcagggcagacatcgcacttgtatggcttctctcccgtgtgtgctcgcttgtgccGCCGTAGGTTCCCGCTatgactgaactccgcagggcagacatcgcacttgtatggcttctctcccgtgtgtgctcgcttgtgctgccgtaggTTTCCGCCCCAACTGAACTCCGCagagcagacatcgcacttgtatggcttctctcccgtgtgtgctcgcttgtgctgccgtaggttcgcgccctgactgaactccgcagggcagacatcgcacttgtgtggcttttctcccgtgtgtgctcgcttgtgctgccgtaggtgcccgccctgactgaactctgcagggcagacatcgcacttgtatggcttctctcccgtgtgtgctcgcttgtgccGCCGTAGGTGCCCGccctgactgaactccgcagggcagatatcgcacttgtatggcttctctcccgtgtgtgctcgcttgtgccGCCGTAGGTGCCCGccctgactgaactccgcagggcagacatcgcacttgtatggcttctcgcccgtgtgggCTCGCTTGTGCTGCCGTTGGTGCCCGccctgactgaactccgcagggcagacatcgcacttgtatggcctcttCTCAGTATGCTTCGCCACATGGTTGTCGTCACTTCGTGACCACGAGAATGCAGAGGGATAGATGTTGCACCCAGAACCCTTCTCTCCCATCTGTATATCCGTCGGAGGAGGAGTGGAACACTTTTCAGACTCATTGTGACACTCTGCAAACATGTGGCATTCGAGGCTGGCATTCGACATGCATGCGAGTGCACGTGGCTTGCTCTGGTCTCGATGTCGCCCAGCGGGTTGGTCATTCATAGTGAATAGTGCAGTGCCGTCGGGCTGCAGTTCAACTGTTGTTGTGCTGAACTGTGCACCTGAAGAAGCGCAACTAGAGTATTCTTGATCACAAGTGCCTTTAGGCTTGCCCTTAATATGGAGCGTATCAGTGTTCCCTCTTGCGTCTGAAATTTCACAAATCGGACATTACGACGGCATAACAGACAAGGAGCATCTCTGATTCTCGATCTATGAAAAACTAGATGGCACCACATTCACAAAGCTTTGTCAGGCCGTTCACGTTCCGACTCcacaaataatccccattgtgtaTGACTGAGGCCACGAGCTCAAAGCAACTCACACCACTCCGGTAT
This genomic interval carries:
- the LOC135374617 gene encoding zinc finger protein 184-like; the protein is MQLSPEFSGQIVKVKSEPPDFACQPEEGQVQQQQCSKPSPGGDADGVTSGTCHIKEERREESSNEHPIIEVKTEPYNVAIITELDQMGRNCDSIPEDARGNTDTLHIKGKPKGTCDQEYSSCASSGAQFSTTTVELQPDGTALFTMNDQPAGRHRDQSKPRALACMSNASLECHMFAECHNESEKCSTPPPTDIQMGEKGSGCNIYPSAFSWSRSDDNHVAKHTEKRPYKCDVCPAEFSQGGHQRQHKRAHTGEKPYKCDVCPAEFSQGGHLRRHKRAHTGEKPYKCDICPAEFSQGGHLRRHKRAHTGEKPYKCDVCPAEFSQGGHLRQHKRAHTGEKPHKCDVCPAEFSQGANLRQHKRAHTGEKPYKCDVCSAEFSWGGNLRQHKRAHTGEKPYKCDVCPAEFSHSGNLRRHKRAHTGEKPYKCDVCPAEFSQGAHLRRHKRAHTGEKPYKCDVCPAEFSQGGHVRQHKRAHTGEKP